Proteins encoded by one window of Mesorhizobium sp. INR15:
- a CDS encoding winged helix-turn-helix domain-containing protein, with translation MRLLLVEDDPRTADYIVKGLTEAGHVCDLLRNGHDALYAATSGSYDVIVADRMIPGLDGLSMIKAARAAGVRTPSIFLTSVGGIDDRVEGLEAGGDDYLVKPFAFSELLARINALGRRPAAQEQKTTLRVADLEMDLIMRRVTRQGQVIDLQPREFSLLEVLMRGEGRVITRTMLLERVWDFHFDPRTSVVETHISRLRAKVDKPFEAQLIHTVRNTGYSLHAPI, from the coding sequence ATGCGCCTTCTCCTTGTCGAGGATGATCCACGGACGGCAGACTATATCGTCAAGGGGCTGACCGAAGCCGGCCATGTCTGCGACCTGCTGCGCAACGGCCATGACGCGCTCTATGCCGCGACCAGCGGCAGCTATGACGTGATCGTCGCCGATCGGATGATCCCTGGGCTCGACGGGCTTTCGATGATCAAGGCCGCCCGCGCCGCCGGGGTGCGGACGCCGTCGATCTTTCTCACCTCGGTCGGCGGCATTGACGACCGGGTCGAGGGGCTCGAGGCCGGTGGCGACGACTATCTGGTCAAACCCTTCGCCTTCTCCGAACTGCTGGCTCGCATCAACGCGCTTGGCCGGCGGCCGGCGGCGCAGGAGCAGAAGACAACCTTGCGGGTCGCCGATCTCGAGATGGACCTGATCATGCGCCGCGTGACGCGGCAGGGCCAGGTGATCGACCTGCAGCCACGCGAGTTCAGTCTTCTGGAAGTGCTGATGCGCGGCGAAGGGCGGGTGATCACCCGGACCATGCTGCTGGAGCGCGTCTGGGACTTTCATTTCGATCCCAGGACCAGCGTCGTTGAAACCCACATCAGCCGCCTGCGGGCCAAGGTCGACAAGCCCTTCGAAGCGCAGCTGATCCACACGGTGCGCAACACCGGCTACAGTCTGCATGCGCCGATCTAG
- a CDS encoding polyprenol monophosphomannose synthase encodes MNKTTYPTPGEAVDLAADTSSIASHQHRRAAELTVVVPTLNERANIGLLVARLNSVLQGIDWEVVFVDDDSKDGTIAAVRDIATHDYRVRGIRRIARRGLAGACLEGVLSSSAAVVAVMDGDLQHDETVLPAMFEIMRNGDVDLVVASRYGDDGSADGGLTRLRSGGSRLATRIARLLLKVSINDPMSGFFMVRRDIVDAVAPRLSRQGFKILLDIVSSSPPTLRIREVPYVFGPRLHGQSKLDSLVVLEYLGLLGCARQWRRGEPEHRDARPPPSRRERMANRSGASFHRVGRSHTIS; translated from the coding sequence ATGAACAAGACGACATATCCAACGCCTGGCGAGGCGGTTGATCTGGCTGCGGATACAAGCAGCATTGCATCGCATCAACACCGCCGTGCGGCGGAGCTGACGGTCGTCGTTCCCACGCTGAACGAGCGCGCCAACATCGGTCTGCTGGTTGCACGGCTAAATAGTGTGCTGCAGGGGATCGACTGGGAAGTGGTCTTTGTCGACGATGATTCAAAGGATGGAACGATTGCCGCTGTCCGCGATATCGCCACCCATGATTATCGGGTTCGCGGCATAAGGCGCATCGCCCGTCGCGGTCTTGCCGGGGCGTGCCTCGAAGGCGTCCTGTCGAGCTCGGCAGCTGTCGTTGCCGTGATGGACGGCGATCTGCAGCATGACGAGACCGTTCTTCCCGCCATGTTCGAGATCATGCGCAATGGCGACGTCGATCTTGTCGTCGCCAGCCGTTACGGCGATGACGGGAGTGCCGATGGCGGATTGACGCGGCTGCGTTCGGGCGGCAGCCGGCTGGCGACGCGCATTGCCCGCTTGCTGCTGAAGGTGTCGATCAACGATCCTATGAGCGGCTTCTTCATGGTGCGCCGTGACATTGTCGATGCGGTGGCGCCGCGCCTGTCGCGGCAAGGTTTCAAGATCCTGCTGGATATTGTCTCGTCTTCGCCGCCGACGCTGCGGATTCGGGAAGTCCCCTATGTGTTCGGACCGCGCCTGCACGGACAGAGCAAGCTCGATTCCCTCGTCGTGCTAGAGTATTTGGGGTTGCTGGGCTGTGCCCGCCAATGGCGCCGGGGAGAGCCGGAGCATCGTGACGCCCGGCCGCCTCCCTCGCGTCGAGAGAGGATGGCCAACCGTAGCGGGGCAAGTTTTCACCGGGTTGGCCGCAGCCATACGATTTCGTAA
- a CDS encoding glycosyltransferase family 39 protein — translation MQVDQLWDDVRAARPLVSNPLKRLPASPVAQLAILVVLFLILRIGLASVIPLSIDEAYAVVVSRSHSLSYFDHPPLGFALARLMADITGSESRLVVRLPYVVLGSLSALLLFQLTRDAYGAVAAFWAAAWFTVAPFFLISAGHFVVPDGPLDFFLLASACAAAPMLLGKKPSFVLLRWVIAGIALGLALMSKYQAGLFGISALLVLVLTKPGRAELRMPGPWIAGAIAALGLLPVLLWNMDHHWISFAFQSGRGMAGEGHAIHPGNLAVTLLGQAAYLWPPTWLVAMACLWRAAVSGSAADRFFVTIAAPPVVFFDLVALFSAHSLPHWSMSGFLFTFPLLGQWCGSLAERRPGFLRLSLVVAATVVSLLAVGFAVQTRTGAFTRAFYERAPKFDVNWQLVDWSALTGDPQSSGLGGADAYVVASNWMQGARVADALGPDVPIEVLPGDPRHFQFMDDRRLNTRSAGFFVGALDFGKEAPREQEYRDSLNGQFVVEGPPRRLIQRIAGFPVFEILVLPVKRAEATQPSIQSKDGANDGGPRP, via the coding sequence ATGCAGGTGGATCAGTTGTGGGACGATGTTCGCGCGGCCAGGCCGCTCGTTTCAAACCCACTAAAGCGCCTCCCCGCCTCTCCGGTCGCCCAGCTGGCCATCCTGGTCGTCTTATTCCTGATCCTGCGGATCGGTCTTGCCTCGGTCATTCCGTTGTCAATCGACGAGGCGTACGCGGTTGTTGTGTCGCGCAGTCATTCGCTTTCGTATTTTGATCACCCTCCGCTCGGCTTCGCGCTTGCCCGTCTCATGGCGGATATCACCGGAAGTGAAAGCAGGCTGGTCGTGCGGCTGCCCTATGTCGTGCTCGGCTCGCTCTCGGCGCTGCTGCTGTTCCAACTGACCCGCGATGCTTATGGCGCGGTTGCCGCATTCTGGGCAGCGGCATGGTTTACCGTCGCGCCATTCTTTCTCATATCGGCTGGACACTTCGTGGTGCCCGACGGGCCGCTCGATTTCTTTCTGCTGGCCAGTGCCTGCGCCGCGGCGCCCATGCTTCTCGGTAAAAAGCCGAGCTTCGTTCTGCTGCGATGGGTCATCGCCGGCATCGCGCTCGGCCTTGCGCTGATGTCCAAATATCAGGCCGGGCTGTTCGGCATCTCGGCCTTGCTTGTCCTGGTGTTGACGAAACCCGGCCGGGCAGAACTGCGCATGCCGGGTCCTTGGATCGCCGGCGCCATCGCAGCGCTCGGACTGTTGCCGGTGTTGCTGTGGAACATGGACCACCACTGGATTTCGTTTGCGTTCCAGTCCGGCCGCGGCATGGCCGGGGAAGGTCATGCCATACATCCAGGCAATCTTGCCGTCACGCTGCTCGGCCAGGCGGCCTATCTGTGGCCGCCGACCTGGCTTGTCGCCATGGCGTGCCTATGGCGCGCTGCCGTTAGCGGTTCGGCCGCCGATCGGTTCTTCGTGACGATCGCGGCGCCGCCGGTGGTGTTCTTCGACCTGGTCGCCCTGTTCAGCGCCCATTCGCTGCCGCACTGGTCGATGAGCGGGTTCCTGTTCACGTTTCCGCTTCTCGGCCAATGGTGCGGCAGCCTTGCCGAACGCCGGCCTGGATTTCTGCGGCTGTCGCTTGTCGTCGCGGCCACGGTCGTTTCACTGCTGGCCGTAGGATTCGCCGTGCAGACCCGGACCGGTGCCTTCACGCGAGCTTTCTATGAACGGGCACCGAAATTCGACGTCAACTGGCAGCTCGTCGACTGGTCGGCGCTGACCGGCGATCCACAGAGCAGCGGCCTCGGCGGCGCCGATGCCTACGTGGTCGCATCGAACTGGATGCAGGGGGCGCGGGTTGCCGATGCCCTTGGACCAGACGTGCCGATAGAGGTGCTGCCCGGCGATCCTCGCCATTTCCAGTTCATGGATGACAGACGCCTGAACACGCGAAGCGCTGGGTTCTTTGTCGGGGCCCTGGATTTCGGCAAGGAAGCGCCTCGCGAGCAGGAGTACCGCGACAGTCTGAACGGGCAGTTTGTCGTCGAAGGTCCGCCCCGGCGCCTTATACAGCGCATCGCGGGGTTTCCCGTTTTCGAAATTCTGGTATTGCCGGTCAAACGCGCTGAAGCAACGCAACCGTCGATACAAAGCAAGGACGGGGCAAACGATGGCGGGCCGCGTCCATGA
- a CDS encoding ATP-binding protein, whose amino-acid sequence MTQQEDRTSAQYHRGGTGSSLLRSTPFRLALTFAFLFVLAFVLSGAIVYQLMSADLAERLDESITETYSVVAATYAESDVEDLVAAVRSHSQLSPKKEQLFSLTGPAGNRLAGNFTAAGLPEGFSMFNAELPGVPAGSEYRAFSGSVGGNNLTIAFSLSETEELETIVMMSFGWGTLIITGLAVAGGAVLASRVQRRLDGIATTMVDVSHGRLDARIPLTGNGDDIDDVSGQVNSALDRLSALVEGMKQVSANIAHDLKTPLNRLQMILDAAAEKTASGQQVSGEITEAHAESLQINETFDALLRIAQIEAGARKARFTDLNLSEVMKTIAEIYSDVAEDDGMSLPLPRERETEDLIHGDRELLIQMFANLVENALRHCPPGTVINLSVSGRGERILAGVTDNGPGIPEAEREKVFQRLYRLDHSRSTPGSGLGLSLVRAIADLHGASISLEDCQPGLAVVVSFPKAPVA is encoded by the coding sequence ATGACCCAGCAGGAAGATAGAACCTCGGCCCAATACCATCGGGGTGGAACAGGCTCCAGCCTGCTGCGCAGCACGCCTTTTAGGCTGGCGCTGACCTTCGCCTTCCTGTTCGTTCTGGCCTTCGTGCTGTCGGGCGCCATCGTCTACCAGCTGATGAGCGCCGACCTTGCCGAACGGCTCGACGAGTCCATCACGGAAACCTATTCCGTGGTTGCGGCGACCTATGCCGAAAGCGATGTCGAGGACCTGGTTGCCGCGGTCCGGAGCCATTCCCAGCTTAGTCCGAAGAAGGAGCAGTTGTTTTCCCTGACGGGTCCGGCAGGCAATCGTCTGGCGGGAAATTTCACCGCCGCCGGGCTGCCCGAGGGCTTCTCGATGTTCAATGCCGAACTGCCCGGTGTGCCCGCCGGCTCCGAGTACCGGGCCTTTTCCGGTTCGGTTGGCGGCAACAACCTGACGATCGCCTTCAGCCTCTCCGAAACCGAGGAGCTGGAGACGATCGTGATGATGAGCTTCGGCTGGGGAACGCTCATCATCACCGGCCTGGCGGTGGCCGGCGGCGCGGTGCTCGCATCGCGTGTCCAGCGCCGCCTCGACGGCATTGCCACGACGATGGTGGATGTCTCGCACGGCCGGCTCGACGCCCGCATTCCCTTGACCGGCAATGGCGACGACATCGATGATGTGTCCGGCCAGGTCAATTCGGCGCTCGACCGGCTTTCAGCACTGGTCGAAGGCATGAAGCAGGTCAGCGCCAACATCGCGCATGACCTTAAGACGCCGCTCAACCGCCTGCAGATGATCCTGGATGCCGCCGCCGAGAAGACGGCGTCTGGTCAACAGGTCTCCGGCGAAATAACCGAAGCTCATGCTGAAAGCCTGCAGATCAACGAGACCTTCGACGCCCTTCTGCGCATCGCCCAGATCGAGGCCGGCGCGCGCAAGGCCCGTTTCACCGACCTCAATCTCAGCGAGGTCATGAAGACCATCGCCGAGATCTACTCCGACGTTGCCGAGGATGACGGCATGTCATTGCCGCTGCCACGGGAGCGCGAGACGGAGGACCTGATCCACGGCGACCGCGAACTGCTGATCCAGATGTTCGCCAACCTGGTCGAGAACGCGCTGCGCCACTGTCCGCCGGGCACGGTCATTAACCTTTCGGTGAGCGGCCGTGGCGAGCGTATCCTGGCCGGCGTCACCGACAACGGGCCCGGCATTCCCGAAGCTGAACGCGAAAAGGTCTTTCAGCGGCTCTACCGGCTGGACCACAGCCGTTCGACGCCGGGCAGCGGCCTCGGTCTGAGCCTGGTTCGGGCGATCGCCGACCTGCATGGTGCTTCCATCTCGCTGGAAGATTGCCAGCCCGGCCTCGCCGTGGTGGTGAGCTTTCCCAAAGCGCCGGTTGCCTGA
- a CDS encoding saccharopine dehydrogenase family protein yields MKKIVVVGAGKIGSTIAEMLAATGDYHVTLVDRSAAQLGSAELPAAVATLELDIEAAGVLEAALEGKFAVLSAAPFHLTTRIAEAAATAGVHYLDLTEDVVSTRRVKELARSGKSAFIPQCGLAPGFISIVANDLASRFDTLESVRMRVGALPQYPSNALNYNLTWSTDGVINEYCEPCEAIVEGELVEVPPLEEREEFSLDGVTYEAFNTSGGLGTLAETLKGKVRTLNYRTIRYPGHAAIMKALLNDLGLRHRRDVLKDIFESALPATLQDVVIVFVTVSGRKNGRLLQETYANKIYSRRVGTVVRSAIQITTASGICAVLDMLADGSLPATGFVKQEDIALDTFLANRFGRAYAQHEMVSRLAS; encoded by the coding sequence ATGAAGAAAATCGTAGTCGTTGGCGCCGGCAAGATCGGCTCGACCATCGCGGAGATGCTCGCCGCCACCGGCGACTATCATGTCACCCTCGTCGACCGCTCGGCGGCGCAGCTCGGATCGGCGGAACTGCCGGCCGCTGTCGCCACGCTTGAACTGGACATCGAAGCGGCAGGCGTGCTGGAAGCGGCTCTCGAAGGCAAGTTCGCGGTGCTGAGTGCCGCCCCCTTCCACCTGACCACGCGCATCGCCGAGGCCGCTGCAACTGCCGGCGTGCACTATCTCGACCTGACCGAGGACGTCGTCTCGACCCGCCGCGTCAAGGAACTGGCGCGCTCGGGCAAGAGCGCCTTCATTCCGCAATGCGGCCTGGCGCCGGGCTTCATCTCCATCGTCGCCAACGACCTTGCCAGCCGCTTCGACACGCTGGAAAGCGTGCGCATGCGGGTTGGCGCGCTGCCGCAATACCCGTCGAATGCGCTGAACTACAATCTGACCTGGAGCACCGACGGCGTCATCAACGAATATTGCGAGCCTTGCGAGGCGATCGTCGAGGGCGAGCTGGTCGAAGTGCCGCCGCTGGAAGAGCGCGAGGAATTCTCGCTCGACGGCGTCACCTACGAGGCGTTCAACACGTCGGGCGGGCTTGGCACGCTGGCCGAGACGCTGAAAGGCAAGGTGCGCACGCTCAACTACCGCACCATCCGCTATCCCGGCCACGCCGCGATCATGAAGGCGCTGCTCAACGATCTCGGCCTGCGTCACCGCCGTGACGTGCTGAAGGACATTTTTGAAAGCGCGCTGCCGGCGACGCTGCAGGACGTCGTCATCGTCTTTGTCACCGTCTCGGGCCGTAAGAACGGCCGCCTGCTGCAGGAAACCTACGCCAACAAGATCTATTCCAGGCGCGTCGGCACTGTCGTGCGCAGCGCCATCCAGATCACCACGGCATCCGGCATCTGCGCGGTGCTCGACATGCTGGCCGACGGCAGCCTGCCGGCGACCGGCTTCGTCAAGCAGGAAGACATCGCGCTCGACACATTCCTCGCCAACCGTTTCGGCCGCGCCTACGCGCAGCACGAGATGGTAAGCCGGCTCGCTAGCTGA
- a CDS encoding Lrp/AsnC family transcriptional regulator: MLSDAEQALLSLLRENARASTTELARRLGVSRTTVQSRIERLEQRGIITGYGVKLAPDYEQGLVRAHVLLTVTPKLADKVVRSLRALAPVRTLHSVSGNFDMIVVADAPSIRDLDTLLDQIGALEGVERTSSSIILSTRIDR, translated from the coding sequence ATGCTCAGTGATGCTGAACAGGCCCTGCTTTCCCTGCTGCGCGAGAACGCGCGCGCCTCGACCACCGAACTGGCGCGCCGGCTCGGGGTGTCGCGAACAACAGTGCAGAGCCGCATCGAGCGGCTGGAGCAGCGCGGCATCATCACCGGCTATGGCGTCAAGCTGGCGCCGGACTACGAACAGGGGCTGGTGCGGGCACATGTGCTGCTCACCGTGACGCCGAAGCTCGCCGACAAGGTGGTGCGCAGCCTGCGGGCACTGGCGCCGGTGCGGACGCTGCACTCCGTCAGCGGCAATTTCGATATGATCGTCGTGGCCGACGCGCCGTCGATCCGGGATCTCGACACGCTTCTTGACCAGATCGGTGCCCTGGAAGGCGTCGAGCGGACATCGTCGTCGATTATCCTGTCGACACGGATCGACCGCTGA